A single region of the Kocuria rosea genome encodes:
- a CDS encoding CDP-alcohol phosphatidyltransferase family protein, translating to MAQQHQDAVEPAESPYYDRVLTVPNVVSVVRFALIVPAVLAVLDIDERPVRALVLVALFSLTDWVDGALARALRQRSRVGEVMDPIADRLGTVAIAVAASIVGLFPWWVLIVIAVVDVVVGIATLVRRSLGTLRVTTVGKAKTALLMVGTVLVLAGPAWSTPEVTDVGRVMVQVAAVLHVLAGVQYFRQALRGQADAGGTAR from the coding sequence ATGGCACAGCAGCACCAGGACGCGGTCGAGCCGGCGGAGTCGCCGTACTACGACCGGGTGCTCACGGTGCCCAACGTGGTCTCGGTGGTGCGGTTCGCGCTCATCGTCCCGGCCGTTCTGGCCGTCCTCGACATCGACGAGCGGCCGGTGCGCGCGCTGGTCCTCGTCGCCCTCTTCTCCCTGACGGACTGGGTCGACGGCGCCCTGGCCCGGGCGCTCCGGCAGCGCAGCCGGGTCGGGGAGGTCATGGACCCCATTGCCGACCGGCTGGGGACCGTGGCGATCGCCGTGGCCGCGAGCATCGTCGGGCTGTTCCCCTGGTGGGTGCTGATCGTCATCGCGGTCGTCGACGTCGTGGTGGGGATCGCCACCCTGGTCCGGCGGTCCCTCGGCACCCTGCGGGTCACGACGGTCGGCAAGGCGAAGACCGCCCTGCTCATGGTGGGGACCGTGCTCGTCCTGGCGGGGCCCGCCTGGTCCACCCCCGAGGTGACGGACGTCGGCCGGGTCATGGTCCAGGTGGCGGCCGTCCTGCACGTCCTGGCGGGCGTGCAGTACTTCCGCCAGGCCCTCCGAGGTCAGGCCGACGCCGGCGGCACGGCGAGGTAG
- the ppgK gene encoding polyphosphate--glucose phosphotransferase → MAHLSPRPVPPPAPAGWSTLHRHHIGVDVGGTLIKYAAVDMADGELTTPVLQRPTPLPATPEALAEQLVLIVQELAASPQAPHPEASVGVALPAIIRHGVARSAANIDDAWIGLDVHRFLTERLGRTVHVLNDADAAGLAELRYGAGRGTTGTVLVITLGTGIGSALFVDGKLVPNVELGHLELGGVDAEVRASAVAREREGLDWPDYAERLQQYFAHLEFLFSPDLIVVGGGISARHEDFLPRLRLDTRVVPAELRNAAGIIGAARHAYLAVPPASA, encoded by the coding sequence ATGGCCCATCTCTCGCCCCGCCCCGTCCCACCCCCCGCGCCGGCCGGCTGGTCGACCCTGCACCGGCACCACATCGGGGTGGACGTCGGCGGCACCCTGATCAAGTACGCGGCCGTGGACATGGCCGACGGCGAGCTGACCACCCCGGTCCTCCAGCGTCCCACGCCCCTCCCTGCCACACCGGAGGCCCTGGCCGAGCAGCTCGTGCTCATCGTGCAGGAGCTCGCCGCGAGCCCCCAGGCCCCGCACCCGGAGGCCAGCGTGGGAGTGGCGCTCCCCGCGATCATCCGCCACGGCGTGGCCCGCTCCGCCGCGAACATCGACGACGCGTGGATCGGCCTGGACGTCCACCGGTTCCTCACGGAGCGGCTGGGACGCACCGTCCACGTCCTCAACGACGCCGACGCCGCGGGCCTGGCCGAGCTCCGCTACGGCGCCGGACGCGGGACCACCGGCACCGTCCTGGTCATCACCCTGGGCACCGGCATCGGCTCGGCGCTGTTCGTGGACGGGAAGCTCGTGCCCAACGTCGAACTGGGCCACCTGGAGCTCGGCGGGGTCGACGCCGAGGTGCGGGCCTCGGCGGTGGCCCGGGAACGGGAGGGACTGGACTGGCCGGACTACGCCGAGCGTCTCCAGCAGTACTTCGCGCACCTGGAGTTCCTCTTCTCACCGGACCTGATCGTGGTCGGCGGCGGGATCTCCGCCCGGCACGAGGACTTCCTGCCCCGTCTGCGCCTGGACACGCGCGTCGTCCCGGCCGAGCTGCGCAACGCGGCGGGCATCATCGGCGCCGCCCGGCACGCCTACCTCGCCGTGCCGCCGGCGTCGGCCTGA
- a CDS encoding SulP family inorganic anion transporter, with amino-acid sequence MATTTAGPAADLTPEQRQSVRLTLRSPRHLKTEVLAGLVVALALIPEAIAFSIIAGVDPRLGLFASFTMAVTTAVLGGRPAMISAATGAVALVIAPLVASHGIDHFIAAVILAGVFQVVLALIGAARLMRFIPRSVMVGFVNALAILIFSSQVPELIGVPWAVYPLTALGLAIVFLFPRLTGAVPAPLVAIVVITAIVVPMGMDVPSVGDKGELPESLPSLFFPDVPLDLETFRIIAPFALTMALVGLLESLMTAKLVDDITDTRSNKTRESWAQGAANIVTGFFGGMGGCAMIGQTMINVRASGARTRISTFLAGIFLLLLVVTLGEVVAVIPMAALVAIMIFVSWATFDWHSVRPATLARMPLPETLVMLSTVAVTVWTHNLALGVIVGVLVAMVAFARRVAHFVTVDRALEPRDGRETAVYTVHGELFFASSNDLYTMFDYAGDPQQIVIDFSDSHLWDASTVAALDSVTDKYAHYGKDVAIIGLNQASRRMRVRLGGMLNSEH; translated from the coding sequence TTGGCCACCACGACAGCCGGCCCCGCGGCCGACCTCACGCCCGAGCAGCGCCAGTCGGTGCGCCTGACCCTCCGGTCCCCCCGTCACCTCAAGACCGAGGTCCTGGCCGGGCTCGTGGTGGCCCTGGCGCTCATCCCGGAGGCGATCGCCTTCTCGATCATCGCCGGGGTGGACCCCCGCCTGGGCCTGTTCGCGTCCTTCACCATGGCCGTGACCACCGCCGTGCTGGGCGGCCGGCCCGCGATGATCTCCGCTGCCACCGGCGCGGTGGCGCTGGTGATCGCCCCGCTGGTGGCCTCCCACGGCATCGACCACTTCATCGCCGCGGTGATCCTGGCCGGGGTCTTCCAGGTGGTCCTGGCCCTGATCGGCGCGGCGCGGCTGATGCGCTTCATCCCGCGCTCGGTCATGGTGGGCTTCGTCAACGCCCTGGCCATCCTGATCTTCAGCTCCCAGGTCCCCGAGCTGATCGGGGTGCCCTGGGCCGTCTACCCACTGACGGCCCTGGGCCTGGCCATCGTGTTCCTGTTCCCCCGGCTGACCGGCGCGGTCCCCGCCCCGCTGGTGGCCATCGTGGTGATCACCGCGATCGTGGTGCCGATGGGCATGGACGTGCCGAGCGTCGGCGACAAGGGCGAGCTGCCCGAGTCCCTGCCGTCGCTGTTCTTCCCCGACGTCCCGCTGGACCTGGAGACCTTCCGGATCATCGCCCCGTTCGCCCTGACCATGGCGCTGGTGGGCCTGCTCGAGTCGCTGATGACGGCCAAGCTCGTCGACGACATCACCGACACGCGCTCGAACAAGACCCGAGAGTCCTGGGCGCAGGGCGCGGCCAACATCGTGACCGGCTTCTTCGGCGGGATGGGCGGGTGCGCGATGATCGGCCAGACGATGATCAACGTGCGCGCCTCGGGGGCCCGCACCCGCATCTCCACCTTCCTGGCCGGGATCTTCCTGCTGCTCCTCGTCGTGACCCTCGGCGAGGTCGTGGCGGTCATCCCGATGGCGGCCCTGGTGGCCATCATGATCTTCGTGTCCTGGGCGACGTTCGACTGGCACTCGGTCCGCCCCGCGACCCTGGCGCGGATGCCCCTCCCGGAGACCCTGGTGATGCTCTCCACCGTGGCCGTGACCGTATGGACGCACAACCTCGCCCTCGGCGTGATCGTGGGGGTGCTCGTGGCGATGGTCGCCTTCGCCCGCCGGGTGGCCCACTTCGTCACCGTCGACCGTGCGCTCGAGCCGCGGGACGGCCGGGAGACGGCGGTCTACACCGTGCACGGTGAGCTGTTCTTCGCCTCCTCCAACGACCTGTACACGATGTTCGACTACGCCGGGGACCCGCAGCAGATCGTCATCGACTTCTCCGACTCCCACCTCTGGGACGCCTCCACCGTGGCCGCCCTCGACTCCGTGACCGACAAGTACGCCCACTACGGCAAGGACGTGGCGATCATCGGACTGAACCAGGCCAGCCGCCGGATGCGCGTGCGCCTGGGCGGAATGCTCAACTCCGAGCACTGA
- a CDS encoding acyltransferase family protein, with protein MTERSTSCAAEPVAVLRSPSPRTAHRPDLQGLRGVAVLLVVVFHVWTEKVSGGVDVFFELSAFLLTGSFARRIEHGRPLELPAYWARTFARLLGPVAVLLLAVLAAVFLWFPPSRWAELLAQAWGSLFYVVNWVLADQAVDYYAGNSAATTPLQHMWSLSVQGQVFLVWPLLLAGAAVTARRTGTGFRPVAWVVFAAVFAGSLAWSVVATAAGPEAAYFSTLTRLWEFALGSMAALALAGSGNARTASRRRSAPARVTGVVLGWAGLAAILATPFLIGSDTRFPGTVALAPTLGAAAILLGGALAPDARTGAARLLSARPLQWFGDRAYGIYLWHWPLLITYLLLTARDTVPVPAGLGILAASVVLTRVTALLLTGWRALPGIRARSGIRLIATALLVAVPLTGAHQYTVLRDPTAGVERTAQNYPGAAVLRGEASEVPDVPIIPTEDERDQEWGDTGDLCPPERTPPGIAELGECRIIAPDPDPAGGTDPGGTDPGPTLVVLGDSHARQLLTPIHRVADAQGWTVVSYLRNACRYTSESENYQAECNDFNTAAREAVLETEPDAVLTIGTLSLPEAPHEKLVEGYEAGVQPFLDAGIPVLAFRDNPRFPYDMFECVETYGPDRDRCNVPRSESLLPVNPLEELAARHEDLHSIDLTDRLCTGTTCPGVVGNIMVYRDLDHVTSSYGETLVPDVEERLLAALDRT; from the coding sequence ATGACCGAGCGCTCGACGAGCTGCGCCGCCGAGCCCGTGGCGGTCCTCCGCAGCCCGTCCCCGCGGACCGCCCACCGCCCGGACCTGCAGGGTCTGCGCGGGGTGGCCGTGCTGCTGGTGGTGGTCTTCCACGTGTGGACCGAGAAGGTCTCCGGCGGGGTGGACGTGTTCTTCGAGCTCTCCGCGTTCCTGCTCACCGGCTCCTTCGCCCGCCGGATCGAGCACGGCCGGCCCCTGGAACTGCCGGCCTACTGGGCCCGGACCTTCGCCCGGCTGCTGGGCCCGGTGGCGGTGCTGCTGCTGGCCGTGCTCGCCGCGGTGTTCCTCTGGTTCCCGCCCAGCCGGTGGGCCGAGCTGCTGGCCCAGGCCTGGGGGTCGCTGTTCTACGTCGTGAACTGGGTGCTGGCGGACCAGGCCGTGGACTACTACGCCGGCAACTCCGCGGCCACGACCCCGCTGCAGCACATGTGGTCGCTGTCGGTGCAGGGCCAGGTGTTCCTGGTGTGGCCGCTGCTGCTGGCCGGGGCCGCCGTGACGGCCCGGCGGACCGGGACCGGGTTCCGCCCGGTGGCCTGGGTCGTGTTCGCCGCCGTGTTCGCCGGCTCGCTGGCCTGGTCGGTGGTGGCCACCGCGGCCGGGCCCGAGGCGGCCTACTTCAGCACCCTGACCCGGCTGTGGGAGTTCGCCCTGGGCTCGATGGCAGCCCTGGCCCTGGCCGGCTCCGGCAACGCGCGAACGGCCTCCCGGCGCCGGAGCGCCCCGGCCCGGGTGACCGGGGTGGTCCTGGGCTGGGCCGGGCTGGCCGCGATCCTGGCCACCCCCTTCCTCATCGGCTCCGACACCCGCTTCCCCGGCACCGTGGCCCTGGCCCCCACCCTGGGGGCCGCGGCGATCCTGCTCGGCGGTGCGCTGGCACCCGACGCCCGGACCGGCGCTGCCCGGCTCCTGTCGGCGCGTCCGCTGCAGTGGTTCGGGGACCGCGCCTACGGGATCTACCTGTGGCACTGGCCTTTGCTGATCACCTATCTGCTGCTCACGGCCCGGGACACCGTGCCGGTGCCGGCCGGACTCGGGATCCTGGCCGCCTCGGTGGTCCTCACCCGGGTCACCGCGCTGCTGCTGACCGGCTGGCGCGCCCTGCCCGGGATCCGTGCTCGCAGCGGGATCCGGCTGATCGCCACCGCCCTGCTCGTGGCGGTACCGCTCACCGGCGCCCACCAGTACACGGTGCTGCGCGACCCCACCGCCGGGGTGGAGCGCACCGCGCAGAACTACCCCGGCGCCGCGGTGCTGCGCGGGGAGGCGAGCGAGGTCCCGGACGTGCCGATCATCCCCACCGAGGACGAGCGCGACCAGGAGTGGGGCGACACCGGGGACCTCTGTCCCCCCGAGCGGACCCCGCCGGGCATCGCCGAGCTGGGCGAGTGCAGGATCATCGCCCCCGACCCGGACCCCGCCGGCGGCACCGATCCGGGCGGCACCGACCCCGGTCCGACCCTGGTGGTCCTCGGGGACTCCCACGCCCGGCAGCTGCTCACGCCGATCCACCGGGTCGCCGACGCCCAGGGCTGGACGGTGGTCTCCTATCTGCGCAACGCCTGCCGCTACACGAGCGAGTCGGAGAACTACCAGGCCGAGTGCAACGACTTCAACACCGCGGCCCGGGAGGCGGTCCTGGAGACGGAGCCCGACGCGGTGCTGACCATCGGCACCCTCAGCCTGCCCGAGGCCCCGCACGAGAAGCTCGTCGAGGGCTACGAGGCCGGTGTGCAACCGTTCCTGGACGCCGGCATCCCGGTGCTGGCCTTCCGCGACAACCCGCGCTTCCCCTACGACATGTTCGAGTGCGTGGAGACCTACGGGCCCGACCGCGACCGCTGCAACGTCCCCCGCTCCGAGTCGCTGCTCCCCGTCAACCCGCTGGAGGAGCTGGCCGCCCGGCACGAGGACCTGCACAGCATCGACCTCACCGACCGGCTGTGCACCGGGACCACCTGCCCCGGGGTGGTCGGCAACATCATGGTCTACCGCGACCTCGACCACGTCACCTCCAGCTACGGCGAGACGCTGGTGCCCGACGTCGAGGAGCGCCTGCTGGCCGCCCTCGACCGGACGTGA
- a CDS encoding MerR family transcriptional regulator: protein MPQRVRGGTMQIGELADRTELSLRTIRHYDEVGLLPASRTEGGFRVYTERDVERLTHIKRMKPLGFSLEEMAELLELLGADEPAEARLADYLERAHPERDRLARKLAQADEFIAMLEQRLRR from the coding sequence ATGCCGCAGCGCGTCCGCGGAGGCACCATGCAGATCGGCGAGCTCGCCGATCGGACCGAGCTGTCCCTGCGCACCATCCGCCACTACGACGAGGTGGGCCTGTTGCCGGCCTCGCGCACCGAGGGCGGGTTCCGCGTCTACACGGAGCGGGACGTGGAACGGCTCACCCACATCAAGCGGATGAAGCCGCTCGGCTTCTCCCTGGAGGAGATGGCCGAGCTGCTCGAGCTGCTCGGCGCCGACGAGCCCGCAGAGGCCCGGCTCGCCGACTACCTCGAGCGGGCCCACCCCGAGCGGGACCGGCTGGCCAGGAAGCTGGCCCAGGCGGACGAGTTCATCGCGATGCTGGAGCAGCGGCTCCGGCGATGA
- a CDS encoding ribonuclease J — MTISSRKLKSPPPLPSGGLRITPLGGLGEIGRNMTVFEHAGKLLVVDCGVLFPEEHQPGIDVILPDFTSIRHRLGDIVGIVLTHGHEDHIGGVPYLLKERPDIPVIGSELTLAFITSKLKEHRITPKAVHVEAGDTHKAGPFECEFVAVNHSIPDSLAVAIRTDAGLVLHTGDFRMDQFPLDDRITDLRHFARLGDEGVDLFLTDSTNAEVPGFTTSEQELTPAINQVFATAPKRIIVSSFASHVHRIQQVLDAAHAHGRKVAFVGRSMVKNMGIARDLGYLKIPRGLVVDFKKLQSMPDAKVTLVCTGSQGEPLAALSRMANETHQIQLNAGDTVLMASSLIPGNENAIYGIINKLTDLGVKVVHKGNAKVHVSGHASAGELVYCYNIVKPTHVLPVHGESKHLHANAELAVRTGVDPENVLIGRDGTVIDLVDGRARISGQVEAGLVYVDGHTVGKVTEETLVERRLLQEGGVVTVVAIVDADTNALAEPLEFLAKGFVHDEHVFDGAADKVKNALARPATSKVADLEKLESIIAETVSRHLERAYRRAPLVTVVVVDA, encoded by the coding sequence TTGACCATTTCCTCCCGCAAGCTCAAGTCCCCGCCCCCGCTGCCCTCCGGGGGCCTGCGGATCACCCCGCTGGGCGGTCTGGGCGAGATCGGACGCAACATGACCGTCTTCGAGCACGCCGGCAAGCTGCTCGTCGTCGACTGCGGCGTGCTGTTCCCCGAGGAGCACCAGCCGGGCATCGACGTGATCCTGCCCGACTTCACCTCCATCCGGCACCGGTTGGGCGACATCGTCGGCATCGTGCTCACCCACGGCCACGAGGACCACATCGGGGGCGTGCCGTACCTGCTCAAGGAGCGCCCGGACATCCCGGTCATCGGCTCCGAGCTGACCCTGGCGTTCATCACGTCCAAGCTCAAGGAGCACCGGATCACCCCGAAGGCGGTCCACGTCGAGGCCGGGGACACCCACAAGGCGGGCCCGTTCGAGTGCGAGTTCGTCGCGGTCAACCACTCGATCCCGGACAGCCTGGCCGTGGCCATCCGCACGGACGCCGGGCTGGTGCTGCACACCGGGGACTTCCGGATGGACCAGTTCCCGTTGGACGACCGGATCACCGACCTGCGCCACTTCGCCCGCCTGGGCGACGAGGGCGTGGACCTGTTCCTCACCGACTCGACCAACGCCGAGGTCCCCGGTTTCACCACCTCGGAGCAGGAGCTGACGCCGGCGATCAACCAGGTCTTCGCCACCGCCCCGAAGCGGATCATCGTCTCCAGCTTCGCCAGCCACGTCCACCGGATCCAGCAGGTCCTCGACGCCGCCCACGCCCACGGGCGCAAGGTCGCCTTCGTGGGCCGGTCCATGGTCAAGAACATGGGCATCGCCCGGGACCTGGGCTACCTGAAGATCCCGCGCGGGCTGGTGGTCGACTTCAAGAAGCTCCAGTCCATGCCCGACGCCAAGGTCACCCTGGTGTGCACCGGCTCCCAGGGCGAGCCCCTGGCCGCGCTCTCGCGCATGGCCAACGAGACGCACCAGATCCAGCTCAACGCCGGGGACACGGTGCTCATGGCGAGCTCGCTGATCCCGGGCAACGAGAACGCGATCTACGGCATCATCAACAAGCTCACCGACCTCGGGGTGAAGGTCGTGCACAAGGGCAACGCCAAGGTCCACGTCTCCGGCCACGCCTCGGCCGGGGAGCTGGTCTACTGCTACAACATCGTCAAGCCCACCCACGTGCTGCCCGTGCACGGGGAGTCCAAGCACCTGCACGCCAACGCCGAGCTGGCGGTCCGCACCGGTGTCGACCCGGAGAACGTGCTGATCGGCCGGGACGGCACCGTCATCGACCTCGTCGACGGCCGGGCGCGGATCTCCGGGCAGGTGGAGGCCGGTCTGGTCTACGTCGACGGCCACACCGTGGGCAAGGTCACCGAGGAGACCCTGGTGGAGCGCCGGCTGCTGCAGGAGGGCGGCGTGGTCACGGTCGTGGCCATCGTCGACGCCGACACCAACGCGCTCGCCGAGCCGCTGGAGTTCCTGGCGAAGGGCTTCGTCCACGACGAGCACGTCTTCGACGGGGCCGCCGACAAGGTGAAGAACGCCCTGGCGCGCCCGGCCACGTCCAAGGTCGCCGACCTCGAGAAGCTCGAGTCGATCATCGCCGAGACCGTCTCCCGCCACCTGGAGCGCGCCTACCGGCGGGCCCCGCTGGTGACGGTCGTCGTCGTCGACGCCTGA
- a CDS encoding CapA family protein produces the protein MRIALVGDVMLGRLVDERLRHEGPAHPWGDVLPLLAPADLRFANLECVLADDGPPWPGKRFHFRSDRKNVASLEAAGVDVVSLANNHVLDHGVEAMREMLPLLDEHGILHTGAGPDAEAARRPAVCTRAGTAVGFLAFTDNEPGWAAGPASPGVHHVPVDLADDRARDLLQLVRRTRERTGLLVVSAHWGPNWGAQVPPEHRAFAHALVEAGADVVFGHSPHIFRGVEVHRGRPVVYGAGDFVDDYAVRPDERNDQSFVFLLDVRDGLPRRLRLHPTVIEDLRARTAAAEARGIARRMERLSAALGTRCTWRDDEQCLDLALG, from the coding sequence ATGCGGATCGCACTGGTCGGCGATGTCATGCTCGGCCGGCTGGTCGACGAGCGGCTGCGCCACGAGGGCCCGGCCCATCCGTGGGGGGACGTCCTCCCCCTGCTCGCGCCGGCGGACCTGCGGTTCGCGAACCTCGAGTGCGTGCTCGCCGACGACGGCCCGCCCTGGCCCGGGAAGCGGTTCCACTTCCGCTCGGACCGAAAGAACGTCGCGAGCCTGGAGGCCGCCGGCGTCGACGTCGTCTCGCTGGCGAACAACCACGTGCTCGACCACGGCGTGGAGGCCATGCGGGAGATGCTCCCCCTGCTCGACGAGCACGGCATCCTGCACACCGGGGCGGGCCCGGACGCGGAGGCGGCACGACGCCCCGCGGTCTGCACCCGGGCTGGGACCGCGGTGGGCTTCCTCGCCTTCACGGACAACGAGCCGGGCTGGGCGGCGGGCCCCGCGTCCCCCGGCGTCCACCACGTTCCCGTCGACCTGGCCGACGACCGCGCGCGGGACCTCCTGCAGCTCGTCCGGCGGACTCGGGAGCGCACCGGCCTCCTCGTCGTCTCCGCCCACTGGGGGCCCAACTGGGGCGCGCAGGTGCCGCCGGAGCACCGCGCGTTCGCCCACGCGCTGGTGGAGGCCGGCGCGGACGTGGTCTTCGGCCACTCCCCGCATATCTTCCGCGGCGTCGAGGTGCACCGCGGCCGGCCGGTGGTCTACGGAGCCGGGGACTTCGTCGACGACTACGCCGTCCGTCCCGACGAGCGCAACGACCAGTCCTTCGTCTTCCTGCTCGACGTCCGGGACGGCCTGCCCCGCCGTCTGCGCCTGCACCCCACGGTGATCGAGGACCTCCGGGCGAGGACGGCCGCCGCCGAGGCCCGGGGCATCGCACGGCGGATGGAGCGGCTCAGCGCCGCTCTCGGCACGCGGTGCACGTGGCGCGACGACGAGCAGTGCCTCGACCTCGCGCTGGGCTGA
- a CDS encoding MFS transporter, producing MSAPRTAVLQVINAPDRTGTRFALFALALGGFGVGTTEFASMGLLPFIAEDLDASIPSLGHAISLYALGVVVGAPLITSLTARVERKRLLLGLMVAFTAGNVLSAAAPSLEWLYVARFLSGLPHGAYFGVAAVVASSLVPRERRGTAVARVALGLTVANIVGVPLAAVLGGSLGWRAGYGLVVVIGLLTVAALALWIPRTRKGGGVSVAQEVRALGRPQVALTLLAGAVGFGGMFAVYTFVSPILTELSGLDISMVPWVLAVYGVGMTAGSLLAGPLLDRSIEKTALGAGAVSGVALAFFGLFAHSAVAAVLGVLWIGAMGALFSTALQMRLLREAKDAPSLTAAMNHAAFNLANAMGAFLGGAVITAGWGYRSPAWVGVGLAVAGLLILGYATRLHRTGGVPASSPVRTGPSWAYQAVSDLSVLLPEPAQLRPAVANSARMTDWADLGR from the coding sequence ATGTCCGCACCTCGCACTGCCGTGCTCCAGGTGATCAACGCCCCGGACCGCACCGGCACCCGTTTCGCCCTCTTCGCCCTCGCCCTCGGCGGCTTCGGCGTGGGCACCACCGAGTTCGCCTCGATGGGCCTGCTCCCCTTCATCGCCGAGGACCTCGACGCCTCGATCCCCTCCCTCGGGCACGCCATCTCCCTCTACGCCCTGGGCGTGGTCGTCGGCGCACCCCTCATCACGTCCCTGACCGCCCGGGTGGAGCGCAAGAGGCTCCTGCTCGGGCTGATGGTCGCCTTCACCGCCGGCAACGTCCTGTCCGCGGCCGCGCCGTCCCTCGAGTGGCTGTACGTGGCGCGCTTCCTCTCCGGCCTGCCCCACGGCGCCTACTTCGGGGTCGCCGCGGTGGTGGCCTCCTCCCTGGTGCCGCGCGAGCGGCGCGGCACCGCCGTGGCCCGCGTGGCGCTCGGCCTGACGGTCGCCAACATCGTGGGCGTCCCCCTGGCCGCCGTGCTCGGCGGGAGCCTGGGCTGGCGGGCCGGGTACGGGCTCGTGGTGGTCATCGGCCTGCTCACCGTCGCGGCCCTCGCCCTCTGGATCCCCCGCACCCGCAAGGGCGGCGGCGTCTCCGTGGCCCAGGAGGTCCGTGCCCTGGGGCGGCCCCAGGTGGCCCTGACCCTGCTGGCCGGGGCGGTCGGCTTCGGCGGCATGTTCGCGGTCTACACGTTCGTCTCCCCGATCCTGACCGAGCTCAGCGGCCTCGACATCTCGATGGTGCCGTGGGTGCTGGCCGTGTACGGCGTGGGCATGACCGCGGGCTCCCTGCTGGCGGGCCCGCTGCTGGACCGGTCCATCGAGAAGACCGCCCTGGGCGCGGGGGCCGTCTCCGGGGTGGCCCTGGCCTTCTTCGGCCTGTTCGCCCACTCCGCGGTCGCGGCCGTGCTCGGCGTGCTGTGGATCGGCGCCATGGGCGCCCTCTTCAGCACCGCGCTGCAGATGCGCCTGCTGCGCGAGGCCAAGGACGCCCCGTCCCTGACCGCCGCCATGAACCACGCGGCGTTCAACCTGGCCAACGCGATGGGCGCCTTCCTCGGCGGCGCCGTCATCACCGCCGGCTGGGGCTACCGCTCCCCCGCCTGGGTGGGCGTCGGCCTGGCCGTGGCCGGTCTGCTCATCCTGGGCTACGCGACCCGCCTGCACCGCACGGGGGGCGTCCCCGCCTCCTCGCCCGTGCGCACCGGGCCCTCCTGGGCCTACCAGGCCGTCTCCGACCTGTCCGTGCTCCTGCCGGAGCCGGCGCAGCTGCGCCCGGCCGTGGCGAACAGCGCCCGGATGACCGACTGGGCCGATCTGGGCCGGTGA
- a CDS encoding hemerythrin domain-containing protein yields MTDTHAAGPDTDVIDILTTDHREMLELLGQIEGAPDAARRRDLADTVIAEVMRHAVAEEMHVYPVMEKHLPGGAEEVEHDKKEHDDLVRVMKQVEGVDASEPAFMELIREMQSQLRHHIEDEESDQFPKLRAHIPAEDLVELGRKVQNAKKVAPTRPHPSAPHSELFHKTVGPGVGMVDRLRDRLTGRSTG; encoded by the coding sequence ATGACCGACACCCACGCTGCGGGTCCGGACACCGATGTCATCGACATCCTCACCACCGACCACCGGGAGATGCTCGAACTGCTCGGCCAGATCGAGGGCGCCCCGGACGCCGCCCGGCGCAGGGACCTGGCCGACACCGTGATCGCGGAGGTCATGCGCCACGCCGTCGCGGAGGAGATGCACGTCTACCCGGTGATGGAGAAGCACCTGCCCGGCGGCGCCGAGGAGGTCGAGCACGACAAGAAGGAGCACGACGATCTCGTCCGGGTCATGAAGCAGGTGGAGGGCGTCGACGCCTCCGAGCCGGCGTTCATGGAGCTGATCCGCGAGATGCAGTCGCAGCTGCGCCACCACATCGAGGACGAGGAGTCCGACCAGTTCCCGAAGCTGCGGGCGCACATCCCGGCCGAGGACCTCGTGGAACTGGGCCGGAAGGTGCAGAACGCCAAGAAGGTGGCGCCGACCCGGCCGCACCCCTCCGCGCCGCACTCGGAGCTGTTCCACAAGACCGTCGGGCCCGGCGTCGGCATGGTCGACCGGCTCCGGGACCGGCTGACGGGCCGGAGCACCGGCTAG